A single region of the Mycobacterium lentiflavum genome encodes:
- a CDS encoding AAA family ATPase has translation MLTQLRLKNFKAWEDTGDVALAPLTILFGANSSGKSSLHQFLLMLQQTIESPDRRRVLHTGDDRTPVDLGSYVSLLRNANVDSPLEFELNWRRSSPLQTVYGREKSRLTVREMGFKAAIGATAEAPSRIRVDNYSYRLSAGESGVLELGSERGGDGRYVVRAKGIELVRTLGRKWPVSPPSQFHAFPDDLPTRYRYLDFAADLTLALEDQLRAINYLGPLRDKPNRLYRWSGEEVSHVGWRGEHSIEALLAGRARKFNFAEKQRTKSLQVLVAQWLHDLGVIDRFSVAQIGEGRDEYEVRVTTPGSDREVLLTDVGFGVSQVLPVIVEAFYSAPGATVVMEQPEIHLHPAVQAGLADLFIAAISAREESSPRNTQFIVESHSEHLLRRLLRRIAENQVNPADVQCYVVSSGRRGSKIRALEVDEYGNVHNWPKDFFGDPAADVIAQSRSARARRNAESR, from the coding sequence GTGCTTACTCAACTAAGACTGAAGAACTTCAAGGCATGGGAGGACACCGGCGATGTCGCACTCGCGCCGCTGACCATCCTGTTCGGCGCGAACTCGTCGGGTAAGTCGAGCCTGCATCAGTTCCTCCTGATGCTTCAACAGACCATCGAATCCCCGGATCGCCGTCGCGTCCTGCATACCGGCGATGACCGGACTCCCGTTGACCTTGGCAGCTATGTAAGTTTGCTGCGCAACGCAAATGTCGACTCGCCCCTGGAGTTTGAGCTGAATTGGCGCCGATCAAGCCCGCTCCAGACTGTATATGGGCGCGAAAAATCTCGATTGACCGTCCGCGAAATGGGATTCAAGGCTGCGATCGGCGCAACGGCGGAGGCGCCGTCACGGATACGAGTAGACAACTACTCGTATCGACTTAGCGCCGGTGAATCTGGCGTCCTGGAGTTAGGCAGTGAGCGCGGAGGCGACGGCCGATATGTGGTCCGCGCCAAAGGTATCGAACTAGTGCGCACGTTGGGCCGAAAATGGCCTGTTTCACCGCCTTCGCAGTTTCACGCCTTTCCTGACGACCTGCCAACCCGTTATCGATACCTCGATTTCGCCGCGGACCTGACGCTGGCTCTGGAAGACCAGCTGCGTGCAATTAACTATTTAGGACCGCTGCGCGACAAGCCCAACCGCTTATACCGTTGGTCCGGTGAAGAGGTCAGCCATGTCGGCTGGCGTGGCGAGCATTCCATCGAGGCACTTCTCGCCGGCCGCGCGCGTAAGTTCAACTTTGCCGAGAAGCAGCGAACGAAATCCCTGCAGGTTCTGGTGGCGCAGTGGCTGCATGACCTCGGGGTCATCGACAGATTCTCGGTTGCGCAGATCGGGGAAGGTCGCGATGAGTACGAAGTCCGCGTGACGACACCGGGCAGCGATCGGGAAGTCCTACTGACGGATGTCGGATTCGGTGTTTCCCAGGTGCTGCCGGTGATCGTGGAGGCGTTCTACTCTGCTCCTGGCGCGACGGTCGTTATGGAACAACCAGAGATCCACCTGCATCCCGCTGTGCAGGCCGGTCTCGCTGACTTGTTCATCGCCGCCATCTCGGCGCGGGAAGAAAGCTCCCCACGCAACACCCAGTTCATCGTCGAATCCCATTCTGAGCATCTGCTCCGGCGTTTACTTCGAAGGATTGCCGAGAATCAAGTTAATCCCGCGGATGTGCAGTGCTACGTGGTGAGCTCCGGAAGACGCGGGTCGAAGATCCGGGCACTGGAGGTCGACGAATATGGCAACGTACACAACTGGCCCAAAGATTTTTTCGGAGACCCCGCGGCGGATGTCATCGCGCAATCACGAAGCGCCCGTGCTCGCCGAAACGCCGAATCACGATGA
- a CDS encoding RNA ligase family protein, translating to MTAFIKFPSTPYLVRPPGTEIRGDKVLTNAERDEFLATPLHIEEKIDGQNLGISNGEDGLRFQARGSYVEPGGRHFRGLETWIAARRQRLAEGLSDDLILFGEWCAVKHTVRYDSLPDWLLVFDVYERAAGQFWEPEKRDALAEDLGLYTVPFLGAGHYDLNDLTALMSESRLGHELMEGIVARSTTADGPRRRAKLIRPGFVQQIDQHWMSGQKTMNRLALAASD from the coding sequence ATGACCGCCTTCATCAAATTCCCTTCGACGCCTTACCTAGTCCGCCCGCCGGGCACCGAAATCCGCGGCGACAAGGTGCTCACAAATGCCGAGCGCGACGAGTTCCTGGCTACGCCGCTGCACATCGAAGAGAAGATTGACGGCCAGAACCTGGGTATTTCAAATGGCGAGGACGGCCTTCGATTTCAGGCACGCGGCAGCTATGTGGAACCTGGTGGGCGCCATTTCCGGGGCCTCGAAACGTGGATCGCGGCACGCCGGCAGCGGCTCGCGGAGGGGCTCAGTGACGATCTGATCCTTTTCGGTGAGTGGTGCGCTGTCAAGCACACCGTGCGTTACGACAGCCTTCCCGACTGGCTGCTCGTATTCGACGTCTACGAGCGGGCAGCCGGACAGTTCTGGGAGCCTGAAAAGCGTGACGCGCTAGCCGAAGACCTCGGCTTGTACACCGTCCCTTTTTTAGGCGCCGGACATTACGACCTCAACGATCTGACAGCACTGATGAGTGAGAGTCGATTGGGGCACGAACTGATGGAGGGCATCGTCGCCCGATCGACTACAGCCGACGGTCCGCGGCGCCGTGCGAAGCTCATCCGTCCAGGATTCGTGCAGCAGATCGATCAGCACTGGATGTCTGGGCAGAAAACAATGAATCGTCTAGCACTGGCTGCGTCCGATTGA
- a CDS encoding recombinase family protein gives MANIGYARVSTADQNPQLQLDALACAGCLKVYTDYASGTKADRPQWSACLNDLRAGDTLVIWRIDRLGRNLRDLVDIVTGLRDRGVGVQSLCDGLVDTTTAHGNLVFGMFAVMAEYEAALIRERTHAGLTAARARGRRGGRKPKMTPALVERAQRMYDSRQFTMADIAASCSVTPVTIYRHISTSPRAVRVGQ, from the coding sequence ATGGCGAACATAGGGTACGCGCGGGTGTCGACGGCGGATCAGAACCCACAGCTGCAGCTAGACGCCCTGGCCTGCGCGGGTTGTTTGAAGGTGTACACCGATTACGCAAGCGGAACGAAGGCCGACCGCCCGCAGTGGAGTGCGTGCCTGAACGATCTGCGGGCCGGGGACACCCTGGTGATCTGGCGCATCGACCGGCTGGGACGCAACCTGCGCGATCTGGTCGACATCGTCACCGGTCTGCGGGACCGAGGCGTTGGAGTGCAGTCGCTGTGCGACGGGCTGGTGGACACCACCACCGCCCACGGGAATCTGGTGTTCGGGATGTTCGCGGTGATGGCCGAATACGAAGCAGCCCTGATACGGGAACGCACTCACGCCGGTCTGACGGCGGCGCGGGCGCGCGGCCGGCGCGGCGGCCGGAAACCGAAGATGACCCCGGCGCTGGTGGAGCGAGCTCAACGCATGTACGACTCCAGGCAGTTCACCATGGCCGACATCGCCGCATCTTGTTCCGTCACCCCGGTGACGATCTATCGCCATATCTCCACGTCCCCAAGAGCAGTGCGGGTCGGTCAGTGA
- a CDS encoding HEPN domain-containing protein — protein sequence MRQCEPHRIKGWFHLPEDPEHRVPGILTWEPSDGATLELIGGFSPEPTYTETDGGGWRTAEIVGDVRTGTIFGETDSGKPLSLWEAQRGTYTAGFTGTVQTEYWHSSLVCVGAHIASPQEPLITRLSITLDDLYYLTDDGRLCAPRWARIEGVEHPGEMQRDGTRLIPYIFPVIGGYRANYAQGATPQAHYSVGTFATRPWLSDATEAMPDLKLDFMTSKKRRGPVVALRVDAHVSIRQPDHAPGPAATFIDNLAPITDLMRLATFGPSGVEEIKVHAGESDHSAYLLTRIGDVARPDDIHDQSSVVFTLADVTLDAFLEKWGQLTAGNQASYAWNVVVGLCGYSPRYVEEYTSQALAAAEGFHTWCLAGGDVSLKERLRNLYERLSPAVHAKLNIDVEKWLSWAVWARNHVAHGGVRRWRALENGFQLHVIAQSVNLVTYLVVLQQFSVPEDKVLDSLLNHPRLQVMAQHCHELDRLPAHQG from the coding sequence GTGAGACAGTGTGAGCCGCACCGGATTAAGGGATGGTTCCACCTACCGGAGGATCCAGAACACCGTGTGCCCGGCATCTTGACGTGGGAGCCGTCTGACGGCGCAACGTTGGAACTGATTGGCGGCTTCTCGCCCGAACCGACGTACACCGAAACCGACGGTGGCGGATGGCGGACTGCAGAGATCGTCGGGGACGTACGAACTGGAACAATTTTCGGTGAGACTGATTCCGGTAAGCCTTTGAGCCTGTGGGAGGCGCAGCGGGGCACATACACGGCCGGTTTCACCGGTACCGTCCAAACCGAATATTGGCATTCGTCACTGGTGTGCGTTGGCGCTCACATCGCGAGTCCCCAGGAGCCGTTGATTACCCGGCTCTCGATCACCCTAGATGATCTCTACTACCTGACCGACGACGGTCGTCTATGCGCTCCGCGGTGGGCGCGCATCGAAGGAGTGGAACACCCAGGGGAGATGCAACGCGACGGTACGCGGTTGATTCCCTACATCTTTCCCGTCATCGGCGGCTACCGCGCCAACTATGCGCAAGGGGCGACACCCCAGGCTCACTACTCGGTTGGGACCTTCGCCACGCGGCCCTGGCTGAGCGACGCCACAGAAGCAATGCCCGACCTCAAACTCGATTTCATGACCAGCAAGAAGCGTCGTGGTCCGGTTGTCGCGTTACGCGTCGACGCCCACGTCTCCATCCGGCAGCCCGACCATGCTCCAGGGCCGGCGGCGACCTTCATCGACAACCTCGCCCCCATCACCGATCTGATGCGCTTGGCGACGTTCGGCCCCAGCGGCGTCGAGGAGATCAAGGTCCACGCAGGCGAAAGCGACCATAGTGCATACCTTCTCACCCGGATCGGCGACGTCGCCCGGCCTGACGACATTCATGATCAATCCTCGGTGGTCTTCACGCTGGCCGACGTTACCCTAGACGCCTTCTTGGAGAAATGGGGGCAGCTGACAGCCGGAAACCAGGCAAGTTACGCCTGGAACGTCGTCGTGGGATTGTGCGGTTATTCACCGCGTTACGTCGAGGAGTACACCAGTCAAGCCCTCGCAGCGGCAGAGGGCTTCCACACCTGGTGTTTGGCCGGCGGAGACGTGTCGCTGAAGGAAAGGTTGCGAAACCTCTATGAGCGTCTCTCACCAGCAGTCCATGCCAAACTGAACATCGATGTGGAGAAGTGGCTGAGCTGGGCCGTCTGGGCGCGAAATCACGTCGCGCACGGAGGAGTCCGACGCTGGCGGGCACTGGAAAACGGTTTCCAGCTCCACGTCATCGCACAGTCCGTCAACTTGGTCACTTATCTGGTTGTCCTACAACAATTTTCGGTGCCCGAAGACAAGGTGCTGGATTCGCTCCTGAACCATCCTCGATTGCAGGTCATGGCCCAGCACTGTCACGAACTCGATCGACTCCCTGCCCATCAGGGCTAG
- a CDS encoding AlbA family DNA-binding domain-containing protein produces the protein MAVWRHREMENALGGVIDSSMTVDQLQRLVDEFSSEHEFIDFKAKGALMPERAVRKEWRFECGKDVSAFANGRGGLLIYGVRDAKAVAAGSERPAPFAAGEADPDELEEVFRRAVREVTAPVPGFEMLPVYDGDSFYMVCVIPPSVLAPHAATMPGDGREGLVYPKRAAGESQVVCMREYQVAELYERRARVGDDRRRRAETVWGEGVAALDVPRAPRVWLAVASTPDLPQDDVLTEEVRRAIDEWDDREPFPWLIQKRFVGVGGYPVQRPAACA, from the coding sequence ATGGCTGTCTGGCGGCATCGGGAGATGGAAAATGCGCTTGGCGGGGTGATCGACAGTTCGATGACTGTTGACCAGCTGCAGCGGCTTGTCGACGAATTCAGTTCCGAACACGAGTTCATCGACTTCAAGGCCAAGGGTGCGCTGATGCCCGAAAGAGCTGTCCGCAAGGAGTGGCGTTTCGAGTGCGGCAAGGATGTGTCGGCGTTCGCGAATGGCCGCGGCGGTCTGTTGATCTACGGGGTGCGCGACGCGAAGGCTGTCGCGGCAGGGAGCGAGCGACCGGCCCCGTTTGCCGCCGGGGAAGCTGATCCGGATGAGCTGGAGGAGGTCTTCCGCAGGGCAGTGCGGGAAGTCACCGCGCCGGTCCCGGGGTTCGAAATGTTGCCGGTTTACGACGGCGACTCGTTCTACATGGTGTGCGTCATTCCGCCAAGTGTCTTGGCGCCGCACGCCGCCACCATGCCAGGTGACGGTCGTGAAGGGTTGGTGTACCCCAAGCGTGCAGCGGGAGAGAGTCAGGTGGTCTGCATGCGCGAGTACCAAGTTGCTGAGCTCTACGAGCGCCGCGCGCGTGTTGGTGACGATCGCCGCCGCCGCGCCGAAACAGTGTGGGGTGAAGGGGTTGCGGCACTTGATGTTCCACGAGCGCCACGGGTCTGGTTGGCTGTCGCTTCGACGCCCGATCTGCCACAGGACGACGTGCTCACCGAAGAGGTGCGGCGAGCAATCGACGAATGGGACGATCGAGAACCATTCCCGTGGCTTATCCAGAAGAGATTTGTCGGCGTCGGCGGATACCCTGTGCAGCGCCCGGCCGCGTGTGCCTGA
- a CDS encoding DUF3892 domain-containing protein, with amino-acid sequence MSIRITAIRLTGGNTHQHITKLWWTNPANGTTGENTRAEIVSWIENENGKAYVDQGGHRADVLVVTPASGPKYLRTRSDGVWTDNLLALPRR; translated from the coding sequence ATGTCCATCCGCATTACCGCGATCCGGCTGACCGGCGGCAACACCCACCAACACATCACCAAGTTGTGGTGGACCAACCCCGCCAACGGCACAACGGGCGAGAACACCCGCGCCGAAATCGTCTCCTGGATCGAGAACGAGAACGGCAAGGCCTACGTCGATCAGGGCGGTCATCGAGCCGATGTGCTCGTGGTGACGCCTGCCTCAGGTCCGAAGTACCTGCGGACCCGCTCAGACGGCGTCTGGACCGACAACCTGCTGGCGTTACCGCGCCGCTAG
- a CDS encoding SCO6745 family protein gives MRRKPELARRFFDRFEPVHAVTYFAPEARAALDELGYRGFWMGYFAARSAPLGAAAPELVTAIFYNFAPQRVAKALPAAWQIAGPDAALRARRDSSVAALRRYGLQEDENVSVAAELAGKAARQAGVDGRPLFAANRALPWPDNPLDALWHATTLLREHRGDGHVAVLTAAGISGRECNVLHAAADRVPRDYIARTRDYDETEWRHHEQRLAERGLLNEDGSLTAAGADLKEHVESSTDALGLSALDALSDDEVEALFGALTPITRTVVEGGDVLAVTPMALRRNELHDASAHLNSA, from the coding sequence ATGCGCAGAAAACCAGAGCTGGCGCGACGATTCTTCGATCGATTCGAGCCGGTGCACGCGGTCACGTACTTCGCGCCGGAAGCGCGGGCAGCACTCGATGAGCTGGGATACCGGGGCTTCTGGATGGGCTACTTCGCGGCCCGGTCCGCCCCGCTGGGCGCGGCTGCGCCGGAGCTGGTGACCGCGATCTTCTACAACTTCGCCCCCCAGCGGGTGGCCAAGGCCTTGCCGGCGGCATGGCAGATCGCCGGCCCGGATGCTGCGTTGCGCGCGCGGCGGGATTCATCGGTTGCGGCGCTGCGCCGCTATGGATTGCAAGAAGACGAAAACGTCAGTGTCGCAGCCGAGTTGGCGGGAAAGGCGGCGCGTCAGGCGGGCGTCGACGGGCGACCGCTGTTCGCCGCGAATCGCGCGCTGCCGTGGCCGGACAATCCGCTTGACGCGCTGTGGCATGCCACCACGCTGTTGCGTGAGCACCGCGGCGACGGCCATGTGGCGGTATTGACCGCGGCGGGCATCTCGGGCCGGGAATGCAATGTGCTGCATGCGGCGGCCGACCGTGTCCCGCGCGACTACATCGCGCGCACTCGCGATTACGACGAGACCGAATGGCGTCACCACGAGCAGCGGCTGGCCGAGCGTGGGCTGCTGAACGAGGACGGCTCGCTCACCGCGGCGGGCGCCGACCTCAAAGAGCACGTCGAATCGAGCACCGATGCGCTCGGACTGTCGGCACTCGACGCACTGAGCGACGACGAGGTGGAGGCGCTGTTCGGAGCCCTCACGCCGATCACCCGAACGGTGGTCGAAGGCGGCGACGTCCTCGCCGTAACGCCAATGGCACTGCGCCGCAATGAGTTACACGACGCTAGTGCGCATTTGAACTCTGCCTAG
- a CDS encoding PPE family protein, SVP subgroup: protein MDFGVLPPEINSARIYAGPGSGPMLAAASAWETLAAELYSTATSYQSAIAELTAGPWLGPAAATMAAAAAPYVAWLRTAGEQAEQTGNQAIAAAAAYEAAFAETVPPPVVAANRALLAALVATNFFGQNTSAIATTEAQYSEMWAQDTSAMQAYATSSASATSLTPFESPSASTSTDGTAYQADAVAQAAGTSAGNAQQNVQQAISAVPNALINLASPADAFGFGGRDLLGLLADLSAVFLDPEIGAAGLAADTSLGTTALPYDVGGYWTGVHTDDIVSGWAGVQPWPGNAPAPATSFPVLNEPASTVSGQFRHAPSVGRLSVPPAWVAAAPELRAMTTALPAATVGAAAQATGSSAGSLFSQMALASMAGRAMAGTTGGGGARTQERVGIPGRKPKDSKPAEPIEAAQIPAGGPITSIAAELRELASLRDAGILTQDEFVEQKQRLLPRDP from the coding sequence GTGGACTTCGGGGTACTGCCGCCAGAGATCAACTCTGCGCGCATCTACGCCGGACCGGGCTCCGGGCCGATGCTTGCCGCGGCGTCGGCATGGGAGACGCTCGCGGCAGAGCTCTACTCGACAGCTACCTCCTACCAGTCGGCAATTGCTGAGCTGACCGCTGGACCCTGGCTGGGTCCCGCGGCAGCAACCATGGCCGCCGCCGCCGCTCCCTATGTGGCCTGGTTGAGAACCGCCGGCGAGCAGGCTGAGCAGACGGGCAACCAGGCCATCGCGGCGGCCGCCGCCTACGAGGCCGCGTTCGCGGAGACGGTGCCCCCGCCGGTGGTCGCCGCGAATCGCGCTCTGCTGGCAGCGCTCGTCGCCACGAACTTCTTCGGGCAGAACACGAGCGCGATCGCGACCACCGAAGCGCAGTACAGCGAGATGTGGGCTCAGGACACCAGCGCCATGCAGGCCTACGCGACCTCCTCGGCGTCGGCTACGTCACTGACGCCGTTCGAGTCGCCGTCAGCGAGCACCAGCACCGACGGGACCGCCTACCAAGCGGACGCGGTCGCCCAAGCCGCTGGTACCTCCGCCGGCAACGCGCAACAGAACGTCCAGCAGGCCATCTCCGCCGTCCCCAACGCACTGATTAACCTGGCCAGTCCGGCCGACGCCTTTGGATTCGGAGGGCGGGACCTACTGGGCCTGCTCGCGGACCTGAGCGCTGTTTTTCTCGATCCGGAAATCGGGGCGGCGGGGCTCGCGGCCGACACCTCGCTGGGGACGACGGCTCTGCCCTACGACGTGGGCGGATATTGGACCGGTGTCCACACCGACGACATCGTCAGCGGCTGGGCGGGTGTACAACCATGGCCGGGCAATGCACCCGCACCGGCGACGTCCTTTCCGGTGCTCAACGAACCGGCATCGACGGTGTCCGGGCAGTTCCGCCATGCGCCCTCGGTCGGACGGCTCTCGGTGCCGCCGGCATGGGTGGCCGCGGCCCCCGAATTGCGCGCGATGACCACGGCACTGCCGGCCGCGACCGTCGGCGCCGCGGCCCAGGCCACCGGCTCCAGCGCGGGAAGCCTGTTCAGCCAGATGGCCCTGGCAAGCATGGCCGGGCGCGCTATGGCCGGCACCACCGGCGGAGGAGGCGCTCGAACCCAGGAGCGCGTCGGAATACCCGGGCGCAAACCAAAGGATTCCAAGCCTGCCGAACCGATCGAAGCCGCCCAGATTCCAGCCGGCGGCCCGATCACGAGCATCGCCGCCGAGCTTCGCGAGCTGGCCTCTCTGCGCGATGCCGGAATTCTCACTCAAGACGAATTCGTCGAGCAGAAGCAGCGCCTGCTGCCGCGTGATCCCTAA
- a CDS encoding GNAT family N-acetyltransferase: MTTTTDKTGAQTTVTEGHQTYAIAVEGKTVGHADYADRGEQRVFYHTVVDPEFGGRGLATILVEEALNGARDAGKRIVPVCSMVQSVLQKHPEFDEVTDPVTAEVRGWAQTQPSS, encoded by the coding sequence ATGACGACGACCACGGATAAGACCGGCGCCCAGACCACCGTCACCGAGGGGCATCAGACGTACGCCATCGCCGTCGAGGGCAAGACGGTCGGCCACGCCGATTACGCCGACCGCGGCGAGCAGCGAGTTTTCTACCACACCGTCGTCGACCCCGAATTCGGCGGACGCGGCCTGGCGACCATTCTCGTCGAGGAGGCCCTGAACGGGGCACGCGACGCCGGCAAACGAATCGTCCCGGTGTGCTCGATGGTCCAGAGCGTGCTCCAGAAGCACCCCGAATTCGACGAGGTCACCGACCCCGTCACCGCCGAGGTCCGAGGCTGGGCGCAAACCCAGCCGAGCAGCTAG
- a CDS encoding acyl-CoA dehydrogenase family protein, producing MTFDLTPTAAQHDLARRAHEFAESVIRPVALEYDQRQEFPWPVLEEAAERGLYSPLFYRDLIGDRTGLSLPMFMEELFWGCAGIGLAIVMPALALSAIGQAASPEQMLQWAPECFGTPGDLKLAALAISEPEGGSDVRNLRTRAHREGDDWIIDGHKMWIGNGGIANVHVVNAVVDEELGHRGQALFVVPGGTPGLELVRKLDKLGCRASHTAELRFNGVRVPSANLLGGQEKLEHKLAKAREVVAGGRRSGSATLGTFEQTRPMVAAQAIGIARAALEYATAYATEREAFGGPIIDNQGIAFPLADLATQIDAARLLTWRASWMAANEVPFERGEGSMAKLAASEIAIKATERAIQTMGGWGYITDHPVEKWYRDAKLYTIFEGTSEIQRMVISNALGAAVGTPPLHVVLEPSGGPLNRMFGRGAPLRSRAADAALSVKDQIPEPIMRVAMQMLRPPGR from the coding sequence ATGACGTTCGACCTGACACCGACGGCCGCGCAGCACGACCTTGCCCGGCGGGCACACGAATTCGCCGAATCCGTGATCCGTCCGGTCGCGCTCGAGTACGACCAACGTCAGGAGTTTCCCTGGCCGGTCCTCGAGGAAGCGGCCGAACGAGGCTTGTACAGTCCGCTGTTCTACCGCGACCTGATCGGTGATCGCACCGGCCTGTCCCTGCCGATGTTCATGGAGGAGTTGTTCTGGGGCTGCGCCGGAATCGGTTTGGCGATCGTGATGCCGGCGCTGGCTCTTTCGGCGATCGGTCAGGCCGCTTCTCCCGAGCAGATGCTGCAGTGGGCGCCCGAATGTTTCGGCACCCCAGGCGATCTCAAGCTGGCTGCCCTGGCGATCTCCGAGCCCGAGGGCGGCAGCGATGTGCGCAATCTGCGCACCCGGGCACACCGCGAAGGTGACGACTGGATCATCGACGGGCACAAGATGTGGATCGGCAACGGCGGCATCGCCAACGTCCACGTGGTCAATGCCGTCGTCGACGAAGAACTCGGCCACCGCGGCCAGGCCCTCTTCGTGGTCCCAGGCGGTACGCCGGGACTGGAACTGGTGCGCAAGCTCGACAAACTGGGCTGCCGCGCATCCCACACCGCGGAGTTGCGGTTCAACGGCGTTCGCGTTCCGTCCGCCAATTTGCTGGGCGGACAGGAGAAGTTGGAGCACAAACTCGCCAAGGCGCGCGAGGTCGTCGCGGGCGGACGGCGCTCGGGCTCGGCGACGCTAGGCACGTTCGAACAGACCCGTCCGATGGTCGCCGCCCAGGCGATCGGCATCGCTCGTGCGGCATTGGAGTACGCGACGGCATACGCCACGGAGCGCGAGGCGTTCGGCGGACCGATCATCGACAACCAGGGCATCGCGTTTCCGTTGGCCGACCTGGCCACACAGATCGACGCGGCCCGGCTGTTGACCTGGCGGGCTTCCTGGATGGCTGCGAACGAAGTCCCCTTCGAGCGGGGTGAGGGCTCGATGGCCAAGCTGGCCGCCAGCGAGATCGCGATCAAGGCCACCGAGCGTGCGATCCAGACCATGGGAGGCTGGGGTTACATCACCGACCACCCCGTCGAGAAGTGGTATCGAGATGCCAAGCTGTACACCATTTTTGAGGGCACCAGCGAGATTCAGCGGATGGTCATCTCGAATGCGTTGGGCGCCGCCGTGGGCACCCCACCGCTGCATGTCGTGCTGGAACCGTCCGGCGGCCCGTTGAACCGGATGTTCGGCCGCGGCGCCCCGCTGCGGTCCCGCGCCGCCGACGCCGCGCTGTCGGTGAAGGATCAGATCCCCGAGCCGATCATGCGGGTGGCCATGCAGATGCTGCGGCCGCCGGGCAGGTAG
- a CDS encoding WhiB family transcriptional regulator: MGHPCATDPELWFGYPDDDGGDGAAKARAYERSATEARIQCLRRCPLAQQRRCAQYAIAHREEYGVWAGVKLPGGQYRKRDQLARAHDILRRIAAGEINSRQLPENAALLARSQHETIPVPAVVLHLPIAQVGPRSAA, from the coding sequence ATGGGCCACCCCTGCGCAACCGACCCGGAACTGTGGTTCGGCTACCCCGATGACGACGGCGGTGACGGCGCTGCCAAGGCGCGTGCCTACGAGCGATCCGCCACCGAGGCGCGGATCCAATGCCTGCGTCGCTGCCCGCTGGCACAGCAGCGCCGGTGTGCGCAGTACGCCATCGCACATCGCGAGGAGTACGGCGTGTGGGCGGGCGTCAAGCTTCCCGGGGGCCAGTACCGCAAGCGTGACCAGCTCGCGCGCGCCCACGACATCTTGCGGCGCATCGCGGCCGGCGAGATCAACTCGCGGCAGTTGCCCGAGAACGCGGCATTGCTGGCGCGCAGCCAGCATGAAACCATCCCGGTGCCCGCGGTGGTGCTGCACCTGCCGATCGCCCAGGTCGGCCCGCGTTCAGCCGCCTGA
- a CDS encoding helix-turn-helix domain-containing protein, with protein sequence MSRESAGAAIRALRESRDWSLAELAAATGVSIMGLSYLERGARKAHKSTVQKVENGLGLPPGTYSRLLVAADPDAELARLIAAQPPETMSPPRTGAVVVDRHSDTDVLEGYAEAQLDALKSVIDRLPATTSNEYETYILSVIAQCVKAEMLAASSWRVAVNAGADSTDRLMDHLRALEETRSALLKRMPNSLSARFDQACAQSSLPDAIIAALLGVSSDEMWDIRNRGVIPAGVLPRVRAFADAVSTSQDSVEQGSGEEDR encoded by the coding sequence GTGAGCCGTGAATCGGCAGGTGCGGCCATCCGGGCATTGCGTGAATCGCGTGACTGGTCCCTAGCGGAGCTTGCTGCCGCGACCGGCGTCAGCATCATGGGATTGAGCTATCTGGAACGCGGTGCGCGCAAGGCCCATAAAAGCACTGTTCAGAAGGTCGAAAACGGCCTGGGTCTGCCGCCCGGCACCTACTCGCGGCTGTTGGTGGCCGCCGATCCGGATGCCGAGCTGGCCCGGTTGATCGCCGCGCAGCCCCCCGAAACGATGTCGCCGCCGCGGACCGGGGCGGTGGTGGTCGACCGCCACAGCGACACCGACGTGCTGGAAGGGTATGCGGAAGCCCAGCTCGATGCGCTCAAATCTGTCATCGATCGGCTGCCGGCGACGACATCAAACGAATATGAGACGTATATTCTGTCTGTGATCGCGCAGTGCGTGAAGGCCGAGATGCTCGCCGCCAGCTCATGGCGGGTTGCCGTGAACGCCGGCGCCGACTCGACCGACCGGCTGATGGACCATCTGCGGGCGCTCGAGGAAACGCGCAGCGCGCTGCTCAAGCGGATGCCAAACAGTTTGAGCGCGCGGTTCGACCAGGCCTGTGCGCAGTCGTCACTGCCGGACGCGATCATCGCGGCGCTGCTCGGGGTGAGCAGTGACGAGATGTGGGATATCCGCAACCGGGGGGTGATCCCGGCGGGGGTACTCCCCCGGGTCCGTGCGTTCGCCGACGCGGTGTCGACCAGTCAGGACAGCGTTGAACAGGGCAGCGGCGAGGAGGACCGATGA